The following are encoded together in the Osmerus eperlanus unplaced genomic scaffold, fOsmEpe2.1 SCAFFOLD_517, whole genome shotgun sequence genome:
- the LOC134016155 gene encoding LOW QUALITY PROTEIN: GPALPP motifs-containing protein 1-like (The sequence of the model RefSeq protein was modified relative to this genomic sequence to represent the inferred CDS: substituted 1 base at 1 genomic stop codon), with protein sequence MSSRLIILVGPALPPSFRKSSNDDSDEEDTLVGPALPPGYSARDLSSSSEDSDKEEVVFKRGRPSTGREESRDGPMDYAVEDDDGFFGPALPPGYQKKQSSPERCPVLGRALPPGFRRPAEDDDDDDDDRDSEGFPGPALPPGYRAEASSNDDDILGPLPSKGGVQNTIAMDFERRAQKMKEKLISGDDGPVELARETWMTELPPELQHIGLGARTFKKRSGPENKNRSIWTDTPADRQGKAQQRLEGKQGGEEEEEKKKKKEEELPHISQKDLQMAEKVSKYNDMKRGESLISMHSKKMKKRAEAEEKPAEQXPFDRDNDLQVNCFDEAQKKSLLKTSQELNTRFSHSKERMFL encoded by the exons ATGTCATCAAG ACTAATTATATTAGTCGGACCTGCCCTACCTCCAAGCTTCAGGAAAAGCAGCAATGACGATTCCGACGAAGAAGACACGCTTGTAGGTCCAGCGCTGCCGCCGGGTTATTCGGCGAGGGATCTGTCCAGTTCTTCGGAGGATAGTGATAAGGAAGAGGTGGTGTTCAAAAGAGGAAGACCCAGCACGGGCAGAGAAGAGAGTAGAGATGGACCTATGGACTAtgctgtggaggatgatgatggtttCTTTGGGCCCGCCCTTCCTCCAGGGTATCAGAAGAAGCAGAGCTCACCTGAAAGGTGTCCAGTGTTGGGCCGAGCCCTGCCCCCAGGGTTCCGGAGACCAgcagaagatgatgatgatgatgatgatgacagagaCAGTGAAGGCTTCCCTGGACCAGCACTGCCTCCTGGCTACAGAGCAGAGGCTTCCAGCAATGATGATGACATCCTAGGGCCCCTACCATCCAAAGGGGGTGTCCAGAACACCATTGCCATGGATTTTGAACGGAGGGCACAGAAGATGAAAGAGAAACTCATCTCTGGTGATGATGGCCCAGTAGAGTTGGCTCGGGAGACCTGGATGACCGAACTGCCCCCTGAGCTCCAGCACATCGGCCTGGGTGCCCGAACCTTCAAGAAGAGGTCCGGCCCGGAGAACAAGAACCGCTCCATCTGGACCGACACTCCTGCAGACCGCCAGGGAAAGGCCCAGCAGCGTTTGGAGGggaagcagggtggagaggaggaggaggagaagaagaagaagaaggaggaggagcttcCGCACATTTCCCAGAAAGACCTGCAGATGGCGGAGAAGGTGTCCAAGTACAATGATATGAAGCGTGGCGAGTCGCTCATCAGCATGCACAGCAAGAAGATGAAGAAGCGGGCGGAGGCCGAGGAGAAGCCGGCGGAACAGTAGCCCTTCGACAGGGACAACGACCTGCAGGTCAACTGCTTCGACGAGGCGCAGAAGAAGTCTCTGCTCAAGACGTCCCAGGAGCTCAACACGCGCTTCTCCCACAGCAAGGAGCGCATGTTCCTGTAG